The nucleotide window AAAATATGCCGAAGTCAATTTTAAATGAATTAATGATTTTGACCCAGCCGGGTTTTCTTCAACAATATGCCGGTGGTCCGTTACGGCCATACGAAAGGGATATAAGAAGAGCAACATTAATTAGAGAACGACTAAATATGGAACTTCAAAAATAGGTGAGGAGGAAGAGAATATGATGTTTGGACGTTTTACCGAAAGGGCACAGAAGGTATTGGCATTGGCACAAGAGGAAGCGATTCGACTTGGACATAACAACATTGGGACTGAGCATATTTTGTTAGGGTTAGTTCGCGAGGGTGAAGGAATTGCTGCGAAAGCACTGTATGGGCTTGGATTGGGTTCTGATAAGATCCAAAAAGAAGTAGAAAATTTAATTGGCAAAGGACAAGAAACTTCCCAAACGATTCACTATACTCCTAGAGCGAAAAAGGTTATTGAATTATCAATGGATGAGGCGCGGAAATTAGGCCATTCCTATGTTGGTACGGAGCATATCTTGTTAGGTTTAATCCGTGAGGGTGAAGGGGTTGCCGCCCGGGTACTTAATAATCTTGGTGTCAGCTTGAATAAAGCGCGCCAGCAGGTACTGCAATTATTAGGCAGCAATGAATCCGGTGGTCATCAGGGCGGGGCATCAGCGAGTGCTAACACACCAACACTTGATGGTCTTGCGAGGGATTTAACGTCTATTGCGCGAGAGGGAAGCTTGGACCCAGTGATCGGACGTAGTAAGGAGATTCAGCGTGTTATTGAGGTGTTAAGCCGTCGAACCAAAAATAATCCTGTATTAATCGGTGAACCGGGGGTAGGGAAAACAGCAATTGCAGAGGGGCTTGCACAGCAAATTGTCAATAATGAAGTCCCGGAGATCCTTCGTGATAAGCGAGTGATGACCCTTGATATGGGAACGGTTGTTGCAGGAACAAAATATCGGGGTGAATTTGAGGATCGCTTGAAAAAGGTCATGGATGAAATCCGCCAAGCGGGAAATATTATTTTGTTCATTGATGAGCTGCATACATTAATTGGTGCAGGTGGAGCAGAGGGTGCCATTGATGCCTCCAACATCTTAAAACCGTCCCTTGCCCGCGGTGAGCTGCAATGTATTGGGGCAACAACACTTGATGAATATCGGAAATATATTGAAAAAGACGCCGCGCTAGAACGACGCTTCCAGCCAATTCGCGTCGATGAACCAACAGCTGAGGAATCCATTCAGATTTTAGAAGGCTTGCGTGACCGTTATGAGGCCCACCACCGAGTTTCGATCACCGATGAAGCTATTCAAGCAGCAGTTAAACTTTCAGACCGTTATATTTCCGACAGGTTCCTGCCGGATAAAGCGATTGACTTGATCGATGAAGCGGGATCAAAGGTGCGGCTCCGCTCCTATACAACACCGCCTAATTTAAAGGAATTAGAAGTGAAGCTTGATGAAGTAAGAAAAGAAAAGGATTCTGCTGTTCAAAGTCAGGAATTTGAAAAAGCAGCTTCATTACGAGATACAGAGCAGCGACTTCGTGAACAACTTGAAGAAACAAAGAAGACATGGAAAGAAAAGCAAGGAAAAGAAAATAATGAGGTGACCGTTGAGGATATTGCAAGTGTAGTATCGAGCTGGACCGGTGTTCCTGTCTCCAAGCTTGCTGAAACGGAAACAGCTAAACTCCTTAATTTAGAAGAGGTACTCCATTCTCGTATTATCGGTCAAGAAGAAGCTGTTATAGCAGTTTCAAAGGCCGTTCGCCGTGCGAGGGCAGGGCTAAAGGATCCAAAGCGCCCAATCGGTTCTTTTGTCTTCCTAGGACCTACAGGTGTAGGGAAAACTGAATTGGCTCGTGCTTTGGCAGAAGCCATGTTTGGTGATGAAGATGCGATGATTCGGATTGATATGTCTGAATACATGGAGAAGCACTCCACATCTAGACTAGTTGGTTCGCCTCCAGGATATGTTGGTTATGAAGAGGGCGGGCAATTAACGGAAAAAGTCCGCAGAAAACCATACTCTGTCATACTACTGGATGAAATTGAAAAAGCACATCCGGATGTATTTAATATCCTTCTTCAAGTACTTGAGGATGGCCGCCTGACCGATTCAAAAGGCAGAACAGTAGACTTCCGAAATACCGTTCTGATTATGACATCGAATGTTGGTGCAGAACAACTTAAACGAAATAAATATGTTGGATTTAATATTCAGGATGGTCAACAGGATTACAAGGACATGAAGGGTAAAGTGATGGAAGAGTTGAAGAAGGCCTTCCGTCCGGAATTCTTGAATCGAATTGATGAGATCATTGTCTTCCATGCATTAGAAAGAAAGCACCTAAACGAAATTGTTACTCTGCTTTCTGCACAGTTAATCAACCGCTTAAAAGAGCAAGATATTTCACTTGACTTAACGGATGCAGCAAAAGAGAAGATTTCACAGGAAGGGTATGACCCTGAGTACGGGGCAAGACCACTAAGAAGGGCCATTCAAAAGCATATTGAAGACCGTCTGTCTGAAGAATTATTAAAGGGAACATTATTAACAGGTCAAAATGTTATAATTGATGTGGATCATGGCGAATTTATTGTAAGATTGGCGGAAAAAACAAGCTTAGTAAAATAGCCGAACAAATACCATGAAACAAAGGTAGAGGTACACGTGAATAAAATCAACCCGTGTACCTCTTTTTCCGTTTCTTGAACAACACTAGATAATTTTAATTAGGAAGTGCATAAACAATGGCAAAGAAAAAGACAGTCTATGTTTGTTCCGGCTGTGGTCACCATCATGCCAAGTGGCAAGGATTTTGCAATTCCTGTGGTGCGATGAGTACGCTTCAAGAGGAAAATAATGAAAAACAATCGACCGCAACCAAGGTTTCAAAGGGGATTGCGTCAGTTAAAAGGTTAACAGATGCTAAATCGCAAAATAGTGATAGAATTATCACCGATATGGGTGAGTTTAATCGGGTAATGGGTGGTGGAATCGTAAGAGACTCTATAACCATTATTACGGCAAAACCGGGTGCGGGAAAGTCCACTCTCCTTTTACAAGTATCCCAAGACCTTGCAGAAAAGGGAAATAAGGTGTTGTATGCTTCGGGAGAAGAGAGTGATAGTCAAATTAAACGCAGGGCCGAACGTATTTTACCAAGGGTGGATCCTAATATCTTTGTACACGCTGATACAAGCTTAAATAATGTGCTGGCATGTATCGAAGAAGTGGACCCCGACTTAATCATTATTGACAGTATCCAAACATTTGTTCTCGAAGAGTACAATTCAAGACCGGGGTCCCCAACCCAGACAATGGAATGTGCAAATGAGCTTTTAAAAGTGGCTAAAAGTGCTGCCAGACCACGTGCAGTGATTATGGTTGGCCAAATGACCAAAGATGACGAACTTGCCGGATTAAGAGCATTGGAGCATTTAGTTGATACGGTGTTAATCATTGATGGAGAACAAGGTGAAGAACTAAAGGCCCTTTCAGCAAGTAAAAATCGATACGGCAGCACCGGTGAAATGGGCTTTTTTGCTATGACGGAGTCGGGAATGGTTGGTATAGAGAATCCATCCGAGTTCTTTATGACTCAAAGAGATGGAGTCGTAAGTGGAAGTGCTTTAACCGTCATTAAAGAAGGTACAAGACCAATAATTGTAGAAATAGAAAGTTTAGTTTCACCAACGTTCACACCTTATCCTTCCCGAATAGGTGAATGTATGCGAAAAGATCAAATTAGCACCTTGACGGCTATTTTGGAACAAAGAGCGAGTCTACAAATGCTCAATCAGAATGTGGTTATTAAGACTACGGGTGGAATTCGCTTGAAAGAGCAATCAAGTAATCTTGCAGCGTTGATGAGTATTGTTTCCTCCTATAAAGATAAAGGCATTTCCAATGATACTGTATTTATTGCCGATATTGGTTTAACGGGTGAATTAAAGAAAGTTCCAGCACTTGAGTCTAGAGTAAAGGAATTAGAAAGAATGGGATTTAAGAAAGTGTATGTAGCTAAAAATGCACTAAAAAATCCAAATGGCTTTAAAGAAATCGATGTAATACCTTGTAATACGCTTTCTGAGGTTATTAACAAGGTTTTTAGGGATTACCCCTTCTAAAACGTAAAGGCTGTTTGGTGATAAGTCCGCAGCATATATTGTATAATTGAATTAGCATATATTGTCAGTGAACTTACCGGGGGATTGCAGATGGAAAATAAAAAGCTTGGTGAACAATCTATTAGTGATGTATTACAGTTTCTTGCACCTGGTACTCCCTTACGCGAGGGGATTGATAATGTCCTTAGGGCGAACACTGGGGGTCTCATTGTCGTTGGCTATAATGAAAAGGTAAAGGGTATCGTTGATGGCGGCTTTGAAATTAATTGTCCCTTTTCGCCAAGCTTTTTATATGAATTGGCAAAAATGGATGGTGCGATAATCTTAAATGAGGTAGGCAATAAGATCCTTTTTGCGAATGCCCAGCTTGTACCAAACTCAGAAATACCATCATCCGAAACGGGGATGCGGCACCGCACGGCTGAAAGAGCAGCTAAACAAACAAAAACACTGGTGATTGCCATTTCCCAAAGAAGAAATGTGATTACCTTATACCAGGGAAATTTTCGCTATGCATTAAAGGACATTGCGGTCATTTTGACAAAGGCCAATCAAGCTATTCAGACGCTTGAAAAATACAAGGCAGTGCTTGAACAGAGTATTACAAATTTAAGTATTTTAGAGTTTGAAGAGTCTGTAACCTATAATGACATTTTACTAGTCCTCCATCGTTTTGAAATGGTCTTAAAGATTAAAAGTGAACTATTGACCTTTCTCCATGAACTGGGGACTGAGGGACGCCTTATTCGCTTGCAAATGAATGAAATCTTAACCGATTTAGAAGAAGAAATGATGCTAATTATGAGAGATTATGCCTTCGAGCGGGAGAGTAAGTCTAGGGATGTGCTGCAGAGAATGCAGGCGTTGACATCGAGTGGAACCATCGAGGATGTGGTTTTATTAAAATTATTGGGCTACCTAGGCTATGTTCATCTTGATGAACATAAACCTCCAAGAGGCTATCGGATTTTACATAAGATTCCCAGACTGCCCGCCATTATTATTGAGAATCTTATTAGTTCATTTGGTGAACTGTCAAAGATTATCTTTGCCACAGTGGAGGAACTGGATGATGTCGAAGGTATTGGCGAAGTCCGTGCGAAAAAGATAAAAGAAGGCTTTAAGTTAATTAAAGAGCGGCTATATACAGACCGGCAGCTATAAAAAGTATTGAAAAAACAAATCTTGTATGCTAAAATGGGAAATTTCAATTTGTTTGACACCAATTTTTACAGATGCTACCCTATGAGGAGTAAGATTTTAACATAACAGATTTATTTCAAACTGTTAACAATTTGGAAAAATAATCACCAATTCAAGGTTTCATTTTTGTGAATATGTTTATAATGTATTAGAGGAGGTGAAGGAATGTTAAAACGAATTGTGCAAGCATGCTTCCTCATTATGGGAGGAACGCTTGGTATATGGTTATTGCCGGAATTGTTCAAATTACTTTCTATGAATGACATTCCGATTATCAATAACTCATATGTTACTGCTATTTTAGGTGCTATTATTTTTTATCTTATTACCTTTTGGGCGGTAGATTATGTCTTTAATTTCATTAAGTGGACGGAAGATTCCTTGGTGAAAATCCCTGTAACAAACGTGCTGTTTGGCAGTGTTGGGTTAATCTTTGGCTTAATCGTGGCCTTTTTAATTGGCTTTGCCCTTAATGCGGTTCAAGTGCCAATTTTAAATGCCGTGGCTCCGATTCTTTTGACACTTTTGTTTGGCTATATGGGCTTTCAAGTAGGCTTTAAAAAGAGGGATGAACTACTCGGTCTTTTTGGTAATCGCGGGAACAAGAAAAAGTCAGGGGATGAGGAAGCGGAAAAGGCAGAAGCCGGTAAAGCTTTGAAGATCTTGGATACGAGCGTAATTATTGACGGGCGCGTCGCAGATATTTGTCAGACAGGCTTTTTGGAAGGAATAATTGTGATTCCACGGTTTGTTCTTGAAGAGCTGCAGCATATCGCAGATTCTTCCGATGTACTGAAACGTAACCGCGGCCGCAGAGGATTAGATATCCTTAATCGGATTCAAAAGGAACTTGCCATCAAGGTCGAAATATATGAGGGCGACTTTGAAGAAATTAGTGAAGTAGATTCGAAGCTTGTGAAGCTGGCCAAGTTAACAAATGGCATTCTTGTAACCAATGATTTTAACTTAAATAAAGTGTGTGAGCTGCAGAATGTTACGGTGTTAAACATCAATGATCTGGCAAATGCCGTGAAGCCGGTTGTCCTTCCAGGTGAAGAATTAACCGTTCAAGTGATCAAAGACGGGAAAGAGTATCATCAGGGCGTTGCCTATTTAGATGACGGAACCATGATCGTTGTCGAGGAAGGCAGGGAATATATGGGCAAGCGGATTGAGGTACTAGTGACAAGTGTGCTTCAGACATCTGCCGGCCGAATGATTTTTGCCAAACCAAAGCTGTTAGAAAAAGCATTATAGATGGATATAGATAGAGAGATTGGGGTTTTACTATGACTTACCAGGTCATTCTCCCGGCGGCGGGGCAGGGAAAAAGAATGGGAGCAGGAAGAAATAAGCTTTTGTTAGAGCTGAATGGTGTACCAGTACTCATCCATACCTTACGGGTGTTCGACGAGGATGAGGAATGCAGTGGCATCATTTTAGCGATTCATCCTCAAGATGAAAGAGAGTTTAAGGCATTGCTTAAAAAGTATCATATCAAGAAGGTAATGAAATTAGTGCCAGGTGGGAAAGAACGGCAGTATAGCATTTTTAATGCCCTTAAAACAGTCAGTACCAATGGAATAATCCTTGTTCATGATGCGGCTCGCCCCTTTATTCGCAAGGAACAAATTCACCGTTTAACAGAAACAACGGAAGAAACCGGTGCAGCCATTATTGGGGTGCCAGCAAAAGATACGATGAAAAAGGTACAAGAAGGTCTGATTGTGGAAACGGTCGAACGTTCAAGCTTGTGGGCTGTTCAAACCCCGCAAGCTTTTCGTATTTCTTTACTTCAGGAAGCCTATGAGAAAGCGGATAAGGACCACTTCCTCGGGACGGATGATGCCAGTTTAGTGGAGCGGCTCAATGTTCCTGTTGCTATGGTAGAGGGCGATTATGACAATATCAAACTGACAACACCTGAAGATTTATATTTTGCAGAAGCGATACTGAAAAAGAGAGAAATGGGGTTTTGCTGATGTTTCGAATTGGACAGGGTTTTGATGTTCACCAATTAACAGAAGGGCGTCCGCTCATTATTGGCGGCATTACCATCCCTTATGAAAAAGGTCTTCTAGGCCATTCCGATGCCGATGTATTATTACATACCGTTTCAGATGCCTGTCTTGGGGCAATTGGGGAGGGAGATATCGGCAAGCATTTCCCCGATACTGATCCGAATTTTAAAAATGCTGATTCTGCAAAACTGATGGAGCATGTTTGGATGCTCGTTAAAGAGAAGGGGTATGAACTGGTTAATGCTGATTGCACTATTATCGCGCAAAAGCCGAAGATGGCTCCTTATATAGAGCAAATGCGTACCCGAATTGCGGAACTACTCGAGGCGGAACCGGAACAAATTAACGTAAAAGCAACAACGACAGAGAAACTTGGTTTTACCGGTAGAGGAGAGGGCATTGCCTCCCAAGTAGTAGTTTTATTAAAAAAGAAATGATAAAATAATCAAAGAAAAAATTTAACTAAGAAAAGTGTCCAGCTGCAGCGCCTAGGGGCTCGGGGTCATAAGTCAATCCGTCTCGCCGGCTTGTCTAGACTCACGCCCCTGAGCAAGGCGCTTCCGCTTTTCTAACTGGAGGCATTATTACTATGTCAAACGAAGTTCGTGTAAGATATGCGCCAAGTCCAACGGGGCATTTACATATCGGAAACGCCCGTACGGCGCTATTCAATTATTTATTTGCTCGCAGCCAAGGCGGGAAGTTTATTATTCGGATTGAAGATACTGATAAAAAACGGAATATTGCTGGCGGTGAGCAAAGCCAGTTAAAGTATTTAAAATGGCTTGGCATGGATTGGGATGAAAGTGTGGATGTCGGAGGGGAATACGGCCCATACCGTCAATCAGAGCGGAATGACCTATATGAAACCTACTATAATCAATTGTTAGCAGATGGTCATGCCTATAAATGCTATTGTAACGAAGCAGAGCTTGAAGCAGAACGTGAAGCGCAAATGGAACGCGGCGAAACTCCTCACTATTCTGGTAAATGCCGTCATTTAACGGAGGAAGAGCGTCATCAACTTGAACAAGAAGGCCGTGAGCCAAGCATTCGAATGGTTGTACCGGAAGGGAAGACCTATACGTTTGATGATATGGTTAAGGGTCCTGTTTCCTTTGAATCAGAAGGAATGGGTGATTGGGTCATTATTAAAAAGGATGGGACGCCAACCTATAATTTTGCGGTAACGGTTGATGATTATTTAATGAAGATTTCCCATGTGCTT belongs to Neobacillus sp. OS1-2 and includes:
- the clpC gene encoding ATP-dependent protease ATP-binding subunit ClpC, with the translated sequence MMFGRFTERAQKVLALAQEEAIRLGHNNIGTEHILLGLVREGEGIAAKALYGLGLGSDKIQKEVENLIGKGQETSQTIHYTPRAKKVIELSMDEARKLGHSYVGTEHILLGLIREGEGVAARVLNNLGVSLNKARQQVLQLLGSNESGGHQGGASASANTPTLDGLARDLTSIAREGSLDPVIGRSKEIQRVIEVLSRRTKNNPVLIGEPGVGKTAIAEGLAQQIVNNEVPEILRDKRVMTLDMGTVVAGTKYRGEFEDRLKKVMDEIRQAGNIILFIDELHTLIGAGGAEGAIDASNILKPSLARGELQCIGATTLDEYRKYIEKDAALERRFQPIRVDEPTAEESIQILEGLRDRYEAHHRVSITDEAIQAAVKLSDRYISDRFLPDKAIDLIDEAGSKVRLRSYTTPPNLKELEVKLDEVRKEKDSAVQSQEFEKAASLRDTEQRLREQLEETKKTWKEKQGKENNEVTVEDIASVVSSWTGVPVSKLAETETAKLLNLEEVLHSRIIGQEEAVIAVSKAVRRARAGLKDPKRPIGSFVFLGPTGVGKTELARALAEAMFGDEDAMIRIDMSEYMEKHSTSRLVGSPPGYVGYEEGGQLTEKVRRKPYSVILLDEIEKAHPDVFNILLQVLEDGRLTDSKGRTVDFRNTVLIMTSNVGAEQLKRNKYVGFNIQDGQQDYKDMKGKVMEELKKAFRPEFLNRIDEIIVFHALERKHLNEIVTLLSAQLINRLKEQDISLDLTDAAKEKISQEGYDPEYGARPLRRAIQKHIEDRLSEELLKGTLLTGQNVIIDVDHGEFIVRLAEKTSLVK
- the radA gene encoding DNA repair protein RadA, whose amino-acid sequence is MAKKKTVYVCSGCGHHHAKWQGFCNSCGAMSTLQEENNEKQSTATKVSKGIASVKRLTDAKSQNSDRIITDMGEFNRVMGGGIVRDSITIITAKPGAGKSTLLLQVSQDLAEKGNKVLYASGEESDSQIKRRAERILPRVDPNIFVHADTSLNNVLACIEEVDPDLIIIDSIQTFVLEEYNSRPGSPTQTMECANELLKVAKSAARPRAVIMVGQMTKDDELAGLRALEHLVDTVLIIDGEQGEELKALSASKNRYGSTGEMGFFAMTESGMVGIENPSEFFMTQRDGVVSGSALTVIKEGTRPIIVEIESLVSPTFTPYPSRIGECMRKDQISTLTAILEQRASLQMLNQNVVIKTTGGIRLKEQSSNLAALMSIVSSYKDKGISNDTVFIADIGLTGELKKVPALESRVKELERMGFKKVYVAKNALKNPNGFKEIDVIPCNTLSEVINKVFRDYPF
- the disA gene encoding DNA integrity scanning diadenylate cyclase DisA — encoded protein: MENKKLGEQSISDVLQFLAPGTPLREGIDNVLRANTGGLIVVGYNEKVKGIVDGGFEINCPFSPSFLYELAKMDGAIILNEVGNKILFANAQLVPNSEIPSSETGMRHRTAERAAKQTKTLVIAISQRRNVITLYQGNFRYALKDIAVILTKANQAIQTLEKYKAVLEQSITNLSILEFEESVTYNDILLVLHRFEMVLKIKSELLTFLHELGTEGRLIRLQMNEILTDLEEEMMLIMRDYAFERESKSRDVLQRMQALTSSGTIEDVVLLKLLGYLGYVHLDEHKPPRGYRILHKIPRLPAIIIENLISSFGELSKIIFATVEELDDVEGIGEVRAKKIKEGFKLIKERLYTDRQL
- a CDS encoding PIN/TRAM domain-containing protein translates to MLKRIVQACFLIMGGTLGIWLLPELFKLLSMNDIPIINNSYVTAILGAIIFYLITFWAVDYVFNFIKWTEDSLVKIPVTNVLFGSVGLIFGLIVAFLIGFALNAVQVPILNAVAPILLTLLFGYMGFQVGFKKRDELLGLFGNRGNKKKSGDEEAEKAEAGKALKILDTSVIIDGRVADICQTGFLEGIIVIPRFVLEELQHIADSSDVLKRNRGRRGLDILNRIQKELAIKVEIYEGDFEEISEVDSKLVKLAKLTNGILVTNDFNLNKVCELQNVTVLNINDLANAVKPVVLPGEELTVQVIKDGKEYHQGVAYLDDGTMIVVEEGREYMGKRIEVLVTSVLQTSAGRMIFAKPKLLEKAL
- the ispD gene encoding 2-C-methyl-D-erythritol 4-phosphate cytidylyltransferase, yielding MTYQVILPAAGQGKRMGAGRNKLLLELNGVPVLIHTLRVFDEDEECSGIILAIHPQDEREFKALLKKYHIKKVMKLVPGGKERQYSIFNALKTVSTNGIILVHDAARPFIRKEQIHRLTETTEETGAAIIGVPAKDTMKKVQEGLIVETVERSSLWAVQTPQAFRISLLQEAYEKADKDHFLGTDDASLVERLNVPVAMVEGDYDNIKLTTPEDLYFAEAILKKREMGFC
- the ispF gene encoding 2-C-methyl-D-erythritol 2,4-cyclodiphosphate synthase, whose translation is MFRIGQGFDVHQLTEGRPLIIGGITIPYEKGLLGHSDADVLLHTVSDACLGAIGEGDIGKHFPDTDPNFKNADSAKLMEHVWMLVKEKGYELVNADCTIIAQKPKMAPYIEQMRTRIAELLEAEPEQINVKATTTEKLGFTGRGEGIASQVVVLLKKK